In a genomic window of Trichoderma atroviride chromosome 4, complete sequence:
- a CDS encoding uncharacterized protein (SECRETED:SignalP(1-23)~antiSMASH:Cluster_4.6~TransMembrane:1 (n5-15c23/24o438-462i)~EggNog:ENOG41~MEROPS:MER0003669) — translation MRARLQHLLPWAMLMPNAALASAFDLALVKRATDTATAPSSLPTPISVSPSQVFEGVDGPWSSFELRVGTPAQNLRILPGTSSTQTLVVIQEGCQIIKVNDCANSRGELFNTTASHTWKEIGLFELGFENSLGFTDNGEFGYDTVGLGYLGSGGPVVNHSIIAGIAGTEFYLGVLALNPRPTNFTTQNEPQQSFMQLLKNSSAIPSLSYSYNAGAPYRLNKALGSLILGGFDTSAYQDTNSSYKFFSDQSRDLSIGIQSISTNASADNTVLQSDLISMFIDSSVAEIYLPLDACHAFEKAFGLTYNTTLEMYLVSDSLHSKLTSENPAVTFEITTPITGGSSFNITFPYASFDLTANPPLLKSSSRYFPLKRAANDTQYVLGRTFLQEAYLIVDYERGNFSVHPRVWNASAESNIVTIFPPGVKQSEPSPSPSHSSSISGGAIAGIVIGVCVFIAAAAAALLRFLVLPRRKRAAAAQTSQVDSTTGMMLGSVDAASPETSRTLPADTLGANLGELQGDDTTPKPTPEIDGTTPAKTPMSELESAGTPPPSELPTPAPLAELLSNEIYEMPGSDVPELAGSRVAAPLILTDSESSEFSFVAQPEVIGSAEPTAEDSPQNNTVKEKGDASGTEDTQVKKSDEVKDEVKEEAKEDRDNEKPAGDGSAGNDGVHKP, via the exons ATGCGTGcgcggctgcagcatctgctgccatgggcgatgctgatgccgaaTGCAGCGCTTGCCTCGGCGTTTGATCTCGCGTTGGTGAAGAGAGCCACAGATACGGCTACagcgccgtcttctcttccaactCCCATATCTGTGTCGCCGAGCCAGGTGTT TGAGGGTGTTGATGGGCCTTGGTCGTCGTTTGAGTTGCGCGTAGGAACTCCAGCTCAGAACCTTCGCATATTGCCTGGCACTTCATCGACTCAAACTCTAGTTGTCATACAAGAGGGCTGTCAGATCATCAAAGTCAACGATTGCGCCAACAGTAGAGGAGAACTATTTAACACGACGGCTTCCCACACTTGGAAAGAGATTGGCTTATTCGAGCTGGGCTTTGAGAATTCCCTGGGCTTCACAGACAATGGTGAATTTGGATATGACACCG TTGGGCTCGGGTATCTTGGCAGTGGTGGCCCTGTTGTCAACCACTCCATCATTGCTGGGATTGCAGGCACCGAGTTTTATCTGGGAGTGCTTGCGTTGAACCCGCGACCTACGAATTTCACGACTCAAAATGAGCCGCAGCAAAGTTtcatgcagcttctcaagaACTCATCAGCCATTCCCAGTCTATCGTACAGCTATAACGCGGGAGCACCATATCGGCTGAACAAGGCGCTAGGCAGCTTGATCTTGGGTGGTTTCGATACATCTGCGTATCAGGATACGAATTCTTCGTACAAGTTCTTCAGCGATCAGTCGCGTGACTTATCAATTGGCATCCAATCCATTTCCACGAATGCCAGCGCGGATAATACGGTACTTCAGTCTGACCTGATATCCATGTTTATCGATTCTTCCGTGGCCGAAATCTACCTTCCTCTGGACGCCTGCCATGCTTTTGAGAAAGCCTTTGGTCTAACTTACAACACCACCCTGGAAATGTACTTGGTTAGCGACTCACTACACAGCAAGCTCACTTCCGAAAACCCAGCTGTCACTTTTGAGATAACAACTCCGATTACTGGCGGCTCGTCCTTTAATATCACATTTCCCTATGCGAGCTTCGACCTGACGGCAAACCCTCCACTGTTGAAGTCTTCGTCTCGATACTTTCCTCTCAAGAGGGCAGCCAACGACACTCAATATGTTTTAGGGCGAACATTTCTGCAAGAAGCGTACCTGATTGTGGATTACGAACGAGGTAACTTTTCGGTTCATCCTCGTGTGTGGAACGCCAGCGCCGAATCGAACATAGTCACCATATTCCCGCCTGGCGTCAAACAGAGTGAACCCAGTCCGAGCCCTAGCCATAGTAGCAGTATCAGCGGCGGTGCTATCGCGGGTATTGTTATCGGTGTTTGTGTCTTTATAGCTGCCGCGGCCGCTGCCCTCTTACGATTCTTGGTGCTCCCTCGCCGCAAaagggcagcggcagcccAAACTTCTCAGGTCGATTCAACAACAGGAATGATGCTAGGAAGCGTGGACGCAGCCTCACCCGAAACTTCGAGAACTCTTCCTGCAGACACTCTCGGCGCAAACTTGGGAGAGCTTCAAGGAGACGATACGACGCCGAAACCGACACCGGAGATTGACGGCACTACTCCGGCGAAGACTCCTATGAGTGAGCTGGAATCAGCAGGCACTCCGCCACCGTCAGAGTTACCTACTCCGGCACCATTGGCAGAGTTATTGTCCAATGAGATTTATGAGATGCCCGGAAGCGATGTTCCGGAGCTCGCTGGAAGCCGAGTAGCAGCTCCTTTGATACTTACGGATTCTGAATCAAGCGAGTTTAGCTTTGTGGCGCAACCGGAGGTAATAGGCTCAGCTGAGCCAACAGCGGAGGACAGCCCGCAAAACAATACAGTAAAGGAGAAAGGAGATGCTAGTGGAACAGAGGATACCcaagtgaagaagagcgacgaAGTGAAGGACGaagtgaaagaagaagcaaaggaagaTAGAGACAATGAGAAACCAGCTGGAGACGGTTCAGCGGGAAACGATGGAGTTCATAAACCATAA